A single region of the Sus scrofa isolate TJ Tabasco breed Duroc chromosome 17, Sscrofa11.1, whole genome shotgun sequence genome encodes:
- the LOC110257390 gene encoding vomeromodulin-like, producing the protein MIIHSSVGMSASPTGPSAPLGPGPCLGVRRQGKEERQLPNFSPSPRTIDAGQDIGHKMLTLWALAIMLAIQARASDIGTLPGNIFPRPGVHYVSIPSELHFNPPANGPLSRVSRRGSIPKGSPDRTAGAKCPPVAKYFLSSSKLDAYLNAILPQKIEKTLMCEEVNLAGVLGEAISTVSNSDLLSVLDITSLLSLSGGGGLGGILGKGTSSLGILGGGGLVGGLGGTLSKGTSSLGILGGGGLVGGLGGTLSKGTAPLGILGGGGLAGGLGGTLSKGTASLGILGGGGLAGGLSGGLGGGLGGILGKGTASLVT; encoded by the exons ATGATCATCCACTCATCGGTGGGGATGTCAGCCTCTCCCACTGGACCATCAGCTCCACTAGGGCCGGGACCGTGTCTGGGAG TTCGGAggcaagggaaggaggagaggcagCTTCCTAACTTTTCCCCATCACCTCGAACCATCGACGCCGGGCAAG ATATCGGCCACAAGATGCTGACCCTGTGGGCCTTGGCCATCATGCTAGCCATCCAGGCAAGAGCATCTGACATAGGGACCCTACCTGGCAACATATTTCCACGGCCGGGAGTACATTATGTCAGTATACCCTCTGAGCTCCACTTTAACCCCCCTGCCAATGGGCCACTCTCAAGAGTGAGTCGGAGAGGTTCAATCCCAAAAGGCTCTCCAGATAGGACCGCAGGAGCCAAGTGTCCACCTGTGGCCAAGTACTTCCTGTCCAGCAGCAAACTCGATGCGT ATTTGAATGCCATCCTGCCCCAGAAAATAGAGAAGACACTGATGTGTGAGGAGGTCAATCTGGCTGGTGTGCTGGGGGAAGCAATATCCACAGTGTCCAACTCTGACCTGCTGTCTGTGTTAGACATCACTTCACTCCTCAGTCTCTCTGGAGGTGGTGGCCTTGGTGGTATCCTGGGCAAGGGGACTTCATCCCTTGGTATCCTTGGAGGTGGTGGCCTTGTTGGTGGCCTTGGTGGTACCCTGAGCAAGGGGACTTCATCCCTTGGTATCCTTGGAGGTGGTGGCCTTGTTGGTGGCCTTGGTGGTACCCTCAGCAAGGGGACTGCACCCCTTGGTATCCTTGGAGGTGGTGGCCTTGCTGGTGGCCTTGGTGGTACCCTGAGCAAGGGGACTGCATCCCTTGGTATCCTTGGAGGTGGTGGCCTTGCTGGTGGCCTTAGTGGTGGCCTTGGTGGTGGCCTCGGTGGTATCCTGGGCAAGGGGACTGCATCCCTTG TGACCTGA
- the LOC102162701 gene encoding vomeromodulin-like isoform X2, producing MSQEALGRPPLTSAEKNPVKEAVDSTGLLDSNKESTEGILNSVAPEGINNGLKSLLGNVNVENLLVGLKVEKVTVENMTSTMTDDGILVFAKTTAFIGGEGLAGPVIGILGFQVHSEVILKIGISTNNTQCVDLQVQDKDIEVKEVNMQLVKGITESLPVSLPLTLEDTVSQLLTVTMSKNIKESKSCDIELSDVNECKNSTGLFNYHVESSRISAEGLSIFYCAHFRQNTSPVPGRLLPPDPKNANISLTFSGEMLKQIVAQSAKQSSVMMNNLAATITNVVYNHQPGNKIHVTYWVALKKDGRNFAIGETELIVSHACKILKDKMRADVNIVRFKHNAAPPEAMGEVENVLSSVLKKLLSTVTENVNLWNIPPGPDSNSLNNVEVQVLKSKDFQAAN from the exons ATGAGCCAAGAAGCTCTGGGCAGACCACCACTCACCAGTGCAGAGAAGAATCCTGTAAAAGAAGCCGTCGACAGCACTGGTCTCTTGGACAGCAACAAAGAATCCACTGAGGGCATACTAAACAGCGTGGCACCAGAAGGCATCAACAACGGCCTCAAGAGCCTGCTGGGAAATGTCAACGTGGAAAATCTCTTGGTAGG ATTAAAGGTTGAAAAAGTGACTGTGGAGAACATGACGTCAACCATGACAGACGACGGGATCCTTGTCTTTGCCAAGACTACTGCCTTCATAGGTGGAGAAGG CCTAGCTGGACCCGTAATTGGAATACTTGGATTTCAAGTGCACAGCGAAGTAATTCTCAAAATTGGAATTTCCACAAACAACACCCAATGTGTGGACCTCCAAGTGCAGGACAAGGACATCGAAGTCAAGGAAGTAAACATGCAGTTAGTGAAGGG GATCACAGAATCTCTGCCTGTCTCTTTGCCCCTGACCTTGGAAGACACCGTTTCTCAATTGTTGACAGTAACTATGAGCAAGAAT ATCAAAGAATCAAAATCGTGTGACATTGAGCTCAGTGATGTCAACGAATGCAAAAACT CTACTGGCTTGTTCAACTACCATGTTGAAAGCTCCAGGATTTCTGCAGAAGGTCTTTCAATCTTCTACTGT GCCCATTTTAGGCAAAATACATCCCCTGTGCCTGGAAGACTCCTTCCTCCAGATCCCAAAAATGCCAACATCTCCCTAACTTTTTCTGGCGAAATGCTCAAGCAAATTGTCGCTCAAAGTGCCAAGCAGAGCTCTGTCATG ATGAATAACCTGGCTGCAACCATCACTAACGTAGTCTACAACCACCAGCCAGGCAACAAGATCCACGTCACCTACTGGGTTGCCCTGAAAAAGGATGGCAGGAACTTTGCCATTGGAGAGACG GAGCTGATAGTCTCCCATGCATGcaagattttaaaagacaaaatgagagCAGACGTCAACATTGTGAG GTTTAAACACAATGCGGCCCCACCTGAGGCT ATGGGCGAGGTGGAAAATGTGCTGTCTTCAGTTCTGAAGAAATTACTATCAACCGTTACTG
- the LOC102162701 gene encoding vomeromodulin-like isoform X1, translated as MSQEALGRPPLTSAEKNPVKEAVDSTGLLDSNKESTEGILNSVAPEGINNGLKSLLGNVNVENLLVGLKVEKVTVENMTSTMTDDGILVFAKTTAFIGGEGLAGPVIGILGFQVHSEVILKIGISTNNTQCVDLQVQDKDIEVKEVNMQLVKGITESLPVSLPLTLEDTVSQLLTVTMSKNIKESKSCDIELSDVNECKNSTGLFNYHVESSRISAEGLSIFYCAHFRQNTSPVPGRLLPPDPKNANISLTFSGEMLKQIVAQSAKQSSVMMNNLAATITNVVYNHQPGNKIHVTYWVALKKDGRNFAIGETELIVSHACKILKDKMRADVNIVRYCLQIPLDIYQFRKQYQEPNSNHMRRAMEKAHGKYSDNFTRKSQVLLIYCYLPLNLLSPLYLTFYMWI; from the exons ATGAGCCAAGAAGCTCTGGGCAGACCACCACTCACCAGTGCAGAGAAGAATCCTGTAAAAGAAGCCGTCGACAGCACTGGTCTCTTGGACAGCAACAAAGAATCCACTGAGGGCATACTAAACAGCGTGGCACCAGAAGGCATCAACAACGGCCTCAAGAGCCTGCTGGGAAATGTCAACGTGGAAAATCTCTTGGTAGG ATTAAAGGTTGAAAAAGTGACTGTGGAGAACATGACGTCAACCATGACAGACGACGGGATCCTTGTCTTTGCCAAGACTACTGCCTTCATAGGTGGAGAAGG CCTAGCTGGACCCGTAATTGGAATACTTGGATTTCAAGTGCACAGCGAAGTAATTCTCAAAATTGGAATTTCCACAAACAACACCCAATGTGTGGACCTCCAAGTGCAGGACAAGGACATCGAAGTCAAGGAAGTAAACATGCAGTTAGTGAAGGG GATCACAGAATCTCTGCCTGTCTCTTTGCCCCTGACCTTGGAAGACACCGTTTCTCAATTGTTGACAGTAACTATGAGCAAGAAT ATCAAAGAATCAAAATCGTGTGACATTGAGCTCAGTGATGTCAACGAATGCAAAAACT CTACTGGCTTGTTCAACTACCATGTTGAAAGCTCCAGGATTTCTGCAGAAGGTCTTTCAATCTTCTACTGT GCCCATTTTAGGCAAAATACATCCCCTGTGCCTGGAAGACTCCTTCCTCCAGATCCCAAAAATGCCAACATCTCCCTAACTTTTTCTGGCGAAATGCTCAAGCAAATTGTCGCTCAAAGTGCCAAGCAGAGCTCTGTCATG ATGAATAACCTGGCTGCAACCATCACTAACGTAGTCTACAACCACCAGCCAGGCAACAAGATCCACGTCACCTACTGGGTTGCCCTGAAAAAGGATGGCAGGAACTTTGCCATTGGAGAGACG GAGCTGATAGTCTCCCATGCATGcaagattttaaaagacaaaatgagagCAGACGTCAACATTGTGAGGTACTGTCTACAAATTCCTCTTGACATTTATCAGTTTAGGAAGCAATACCAAGAACCCAATTCAAATCACATGAGAAGAGCAATGGAAAAGGCTCATGGGAAATACTCGGATAATTTTACAAGGAAATCACAAGTTTTACTCATATACTGTTATTTACCTTTAAATTTGCTTTCTCCtctgtatttaacattttatatgtgGATATAA